The genomic region TCAAGGGCATGTTTGGTGCTTAGAATTGCGTTAGATAACTCACAGGATTCAAGGTATGTGTTAAAGTAAGAAAGGACggtcaaattccaagttttgtCCAAGTTAAAGGAATTAGATCGATTCCATTCTTGCAATTTCGAAGTTGGCCTCCATTTCTTCATGCGTCACATGCCCGAAGTACAATGAGTTGTCCAATCCAATCCCAAAGAATCCGAGGCACCAAATGCATTACAAATCTCCCTCTCCCCGTCTCTCCTCTGATGCTCTAACATACTGCTACGGAGGGAGTCAGCATAGAAGAGTTTAAAGACATTATTAGTAGGGTTTAACTGACTATTAAACCAATTCAATAGCATCAACACGAATACAAAGCAATGCAGTGAAAAATTGAGGCAAAACCAATGACTTAGAAAACATTATCTCCTCTCTTTCATTATTTCATTCTACATAGGGTTTGTAAATCAGGTGAAACAGACCTGAATCAAACTCTTACATAGAAAATTAAGTTCCACTCGGAGAAACAGGACGATATATGACACCTGGGATAGTCCTTCCGATTTAAACACTTACTGCCGTTGGTTTGTAATCGATCACAAGGACTTTCTCCACATGTGAAAGGAACAAATTTGCGAAGTCAACATGGGCAGGATGAGCTACGTACACGTACTCTGCAACACCCTCCGTGCTCTCAAAGGTCCACTCAAAGATATGAGTGAAACCTTGATTCAGGTTCTCAGAGCTCACGTCCTTTCCCCTGATCacaaaaacatgaaccaaataCTTACATCATTAACAGAAACTTGTCTAACTCAGGAGAACGCTAGTTGAATTTACCACTCGTTCGACAGCTTTAAGGGAAGGGGGAATTGCAGCAGTGATGTCCATCTCTTTGATGATAATACTATACGGCCTCGTTTGATCTAGAGGACTGAATTTACGTGTTTGTCCATTCAAATCCAATCCTAGAAACCAAACGAGGCCTATATTTGACACAAGCAACTCTAGTGTGATATGCCAAATGTGAAAACAGTGAACCTTATCTTACCAATTCGAGTTTTTGGCAAACATACCCACCCAATAAAATTAACTCTTTTCAAGAGAAAAACTGCAACTTTAACCAATAGCTGAAGCGTTAACCCCCTTCAAGCATCAAATTTTGACTAAAGCTGCACCCTTTGGAGAAATGGCAGCTAAATTTTGCCTAAAAATCTAGGATTTGAGGACCCATCAGACTCCCACAGTCAAATCAGCACCAAAACCTCTGTATTGATCAGACTGGGGAAAAGCTAGTCTAAATCAAAGATCAAATTGCAATAAAAATCAGGTAAAAATGCATCAGGATTCAATTCTTTGAATTCCAAGcaggaacaagaagaagaattgaAGTTAAATACAAAACATTATGATTTAACAGATATTACAAGTAACTTGGATGATTACCAGTTGAAAGATTTCATGGGTTCGATGAGGTTGACGAGGTTGGCGAAATCTTTGATGATTTCTTCGATCTTATTCTCTGCGATTCCGTCTTTGAACTTTGCTAGCACTACATGCATCACCACTCCCTTTGCttcctccatctctctctctctctctctctctcgccaaACCTCGTATTGTATTGTACATGTATTGAAAAGAAAACGACGTGTCGTGTGATTGTGTGGACTCACATTCTTTTACATTCATGTATTAACATTAGTCACCTACTTAAATAATTCAAATTTCCCTAAATTATGAAGAACATTATATCGTTTCCATAGACAGTTTGACATGTTACATTTGTAGAATATGATCCGAACAATTAATTCTATAGAATTTTGTTTGATTATACTGTTAAAATTGCGTCAACGACATGTTTAAACTACACCGACAATATATTTGAACTGCATCAACAATATATTTGAACTGCGTCGACAATATGTCTGATAAGATCAATTACCTCCAAAATAGGAAGGTTTGAGTATTTTGTGACATAATAACTAATAAACCATGGAAAATTGGGTTTTAGTATTGAGGAGGAGTGGACACTAGACAGGTTAAATTGCATAAACAATGATCCTTGAGAGTGAAGGTATGCAGATTTGGTCTTCATAAGGCCCTTGGTTAGGCCGCACCTTTTTCAATGGCATCATGCAAGCAGTGTAAAATCAGATAGAACACAGTGTTCTGTTACAAAGCTAATGAAGTTCCAATCAGTGCAATAATAGGCATGATTTCGACAGTTCTTGTTCCGATTTATATACCAACTGTAGGTGATTTATACTCAAACACGTAGATTTTGTCCAAATGCGAATCGAAAAGAGTTTGCAAAATCAACATGAGCAGGATGAGCTATGTACTTTGCAACAGCCTCCACGCTCTCAAAGGTAGACTCAAAGACAGGACCAATGAGTCATTCAGACTGAGTTGAAAACTTTCGGTTGCGATGGATTGGAAGAGATAGGAGAATTTGGTTTTAGCGGGCTTAGCTTATCAGCAGGTTCTCAACGCCCACAAGCTTTCCTCAGATTACGAAACATTAACAAACAAAATGGATTGAGAAGTTATGCTACTAAtgcttgacacacaaattagcTGCAACTTCTCTGAATTCCTGGAAAACTTTGGTTAAGTGTGGGTGAGAAAATTCTTCAGCCATACACGAACAAAGACGATAAATTTGTGTCAAATAGTCTATAAAAAAAACTAGGGAAGTATTTCAGGTAAAAGATTGACGTTTAAGTCAGATATTCAGCTCTTTGATCTTACATGTATTATGTGCTTAGGATGATACAATCAACTACGTGTGTGATATATTGTCAAGATTTCAAAGAGACGTGTCAGAATATACATTATATTTTATTCTTCAACCTCTTTCACCACTCCCTTTGAGGACCCATCAGTTGCTCAAGAACCAATCATATAACTTATATGCTGGGATTTTTGGCCGCTAAATTCTTTGGTTAAGGATTTAATAAACAAGATTTAAAGGACAGAAATCTAGGGGTATAGGATATACCGAAACATATATTAGAATTTTCGAGAGTGGAAGAAGTCGGTATTATTGAAAGACTTTATGGGTTCGATGTGATTGACGAGGTTGGCATAGCTTTTGATGAGTTCTTCAATCTTACTCTGCGATTCCTTGTTCGAATTTTGCTAGAAATACATGCTTCACCACTCCCTTTGCttcctccatctctctctctctctctctctctctctctctgtgatttTTTCCCTTTCTTAGTCAACTGCCAATCATTTCATAATTATTGCAACCATTCCTTGTTTAATTAAGTGAACCTAccaaatgaaatataaaaattaataaaaggtgtataaaagtaaaaataagtgtgtagatagcaccacTTACTATTTTATTCGCAAACTCGGTTCACACTACAAACacaacccatatatatatatatatatagagtatTAATAGGTGTAGTTTCCTACAATATACAAGTTGGTATAGCTATGTAGTTCTTACATATAGGTGTGGAACGGCGTCACATTAAACCCCATAACCAGTTGATCAAGCTGCAGATGGTACACTTCTTTGGTCATCATCGTCAGTCCCAGATAATGCGGAATTAAAGGGTGGAAGCTTCACATGCTCCTCAGCCTTCACCACACGACCATCATTATTGTAATCCAGTGAAGTGTCATCATAAATGTCCCACCACCACTTCACCAGC from Pyrus communis chromosome 4, drPyrComm1.1, whole genome shotgun sequence harbors:
- the LOC137731910 gene encoding stress-response A/B barrel domain-containing protein HS1-like isoform X1, whose protein sequence is MEEAKGVVMHVVLAKFKDGIAENKIEEIIKDFANLVNLIEPMKSFNWGKDVSSENLNQGFTHIFEWTFESTEGVAEYVYVAHPAHVDFANLFLSHVEKVLVIDYKPTAQYVRASEERRGEGDL
- the LOC137731910 gene encoding stress-response A/B barrel domain-containing protein HS1-like isoform X3, producing the protein MEEAKGVVMHVVLAKFKDGIAENKIEEIIKDFANLVNLIEPMKSFNWGKDVSSENLNQGFTHIFEWTFESTEGVAEYVYVAHPAHVDFANLFLSHVEKVLVIDYKPTAVSV
- the LOC137731910 gene encoding stress-response A/B barrel domain-containing protein HS1-like isoform X2, translating into MEEAKGVVMHVVLAKFKDGIAENKIEEIIKDFANLVNLIEPMKSFNWGKDVSSENLNQGFTHIFEWTFESTEGVAEYVYVAHPAHVDFANLFLSHVEKVLVIDYKPTAYVRASEERRGEGDL